The following proteins are co-located in the Desulfoscipio sp. XC116 genome:
- the wecB gene encoding UDP-N-acetylglucosamine 2-epimerase (non-hydrolyzing), whose amino-acid sequence MKIAVVFGTRPEAIKMAPLVRMLKNDDQLKCRVAVTAQHREMLDQVLQLFDIVPDHDLNIMQAGQTLFDITGRALAGLQRVLEAERPDLVLVHGDTTTTFVAALASYYMQVPVGHVEAGLRTGNKYSPYPEEMNRRLTGALCDVHFAPTAGARDNLLREGVDPERVYVTGNTVIDALLATVRDEYRFGDSLLDGMDFSRHRLILMTTHRRENLGDPMRDIYLALRDVLREHPDVRVIFPVHKNPAVRRVVQQVLGDSKQVDLIEPMDYEPWINLVARCHLVLTDSGGIQEEAPSLGKPVLVLRNTTERPEAVEAGTVRLVGTDRTAVRTETERLLNDQAYYRAMAEAVNPYGDGMACGRIVQAVKHAFKLSGHRPREFGL is encoded by the coding sequence GTGAAGATAGCAGTGGTGTTTGGAACCAGGCCCGAGGCTATTAAGATGGCTCCCCTGGTGAGGATGCTGAAAAATGATGATCAACTGAAATGCCGGGTGGCGGTGACGGCCCAGCACCGGGAAATGTTGGATCAAGTTCTGCAGCTTTTTGATATCGTGCCCGACCATGATTTAAATATCATGCAGGCCGGCCAGACTTTGTTCGATATTACCGGGCGCGCGCTAGCCGGCCTGCAGCGTGTGCTGGAGGCCGAAAGGCCGGATTTGGTGCTGGTGCACGGCGATACTACGACTACCTTCGTGGCTGCTCTGGCTTCCTATTATATGCAGGTGCCGGTGGGGCATGTGGAAGCGGGTTTGCGTACCGGCAATAAGTATTCCCCTTATCCGGAGGAAATGAACCGGCGTTTGACCGGGGCGCTGTGTGATGTGCATTTCGCCCCCACTGCCGGTGCCCGTGATAACTTGCTGAGAGAAGGGGTGGACCCGGAGCGGGTCTATGTTACCGGCAACACCGTTATTGACGCTCTGTTGGCCACGGTGCGTGATGAATACCGGTTTGGTGACTCATTGCTCGACGGAATGGATTTTAGCCGGCACCGGCTGATCTTAATGACCACCCACCGCCGGGAGAATTTGGGTGATCCCATGCGGGATATTTACCTGGCCCTGCGGGATGTACTGCGGGAGCATCCTGATGTGCGGGTTATTTTTCCCGTGCATAAAAACCCCGCTGTACGCCGGGTAGTGCAGCAAGTGCTGGGGGATTCAAAGCAGGTGGATTTAATTGAGCCCATGGACTATGAGCCGTGGATTAATTTAGTGGCCCGCTGTCACCTGGTGCTCACCGATTCCGGCGGCATACAGGAGGAGGCCCCCTCGCTGGGTAAGCCCGTGCTGGTGCTGCGCAACACCACCGAGCGTCCCGAGGCCGTGGAAGCCGGCACTGTGCGCCTGGTGGGTACCGATCGCACCGCCGTGCGTACCGAGACCGAGCGCCTGCTTAATGATCAGGCCTACTACCGGGCTATGGCCGAGGCCGTAAACCCTTACGGTGATGGTATGGCCTGCGGCCGGATAGTGCAGGCTGTTAAGCATGCTTTTAAGCTCAGCGGCCACAGGCCC
- a CDS encoding MazG-like family protein gives MRKKIIALPRLNNLTPTLESTALKLMEEAGELAQAIGKLRGMSGERRAVGDGEALTFITRELLDVAQTAVSMMFVLEENYGVNIEKALDEHIAKLMRKGYLVSSKDD, from the coding sequence ATGCGAAAAAAAATTATTGCCTTGCCCAGGTTGAATAATTTAACTCCTACCCTGGAATCAACGGCCCTGAAATTGATGGAAGAAGCGGGAGAACTGGCTCAGGCTATCGGTAAGCTGCGCGGCATGAGCGGAGAACGCCGCGCGGTGGGTGACGGCGAAGCCCTGACCTTTATCACCAGGGAGTTGTTGGATGTAGCCCAAACTGCCGTTTCCATGATGTTTGTGCTGGAAGAGAACTACGGCGTCAATATTGAAAAAGCCCTTGACGAGCATATTGCCAAGTTGATGCGCAAAGGATATCTGGTATCGTCAAAGGACGATTGA
- a CDS encoding cytidine/deoxycytidylate deaminase family protein has product MQRPAWDDYFMAITEVVARRSTCLRRQVGAVIVQEHRILATGYNGAPAGMRHCLEIGCLREKRGIPSGERHELCRGLHAEQNALLQAAVHGISIAGGVFYVTHQPCVLCAKMMANARISRVVYRGDYPDRLALDVFEESGMELVRI; this is encoded by the coding sequence ATGCAGCGCCCCGCCTGGGATGATTATTTTATGGCCATTACCGAGGTCGTGGCCCGGCGCTCCACTTGCTTGCGCCGCCAGGTGGGGGCTGTTATCGTGCAGGAGCATCGCATTCTGGCCACCGGCTACAACGGTGCTCCCGCCGGTATGCGTCATTGTCTGGAAATAGGCTGCCTGCGGGAAAAGCGGGGCATACCGTCCGGCGAGCGGCATGAGCTGTGCCGCGGGCTGCATGCGGAACAAAACGCTCTTTTGCAGGCCGCCGTGCACGGCATTTCCATAGCGGGGGGCGTTTTTTACGTTACTCACCAGCCCTGTGTGCTATGCGCTAAAATGATGGCCAACGCTCGTATCAGCAGAGTGGTTTACCGGGGTGATTACCCCGACCGGCTGGCCCTGGACGTATTTGAGGAATCCGGCATGGAGCTGGTGCGGATATAG
- the glyA gene encoding serine hydroxymethyltransferase, which produces MSFYSPLAEVDPEISRVVAQELDRQRNTLELIASENIVSRAVMEAQGTVLTNKYAEGLPGRRYYGGCAFVDVAEALAIERAKKIFHAEHVNVQPHSGSQANMAVYFALLEPGDTILGMNLAHGGHLTHGSPLNISGRYFNIAFYGVEQGTGMIDYDKVMDAATKSKAKMIVAGASAYPREIDFARMAEIAAAAGAYLMVDMAHIAGLVAAGLHNSPIPHADVVTTTTHKTLRGPRGGMILCKEKYGTAVDKAVFPGIQGGPLMHVIAAKAVAFGEALQPGFQTYQQQIVKNARALASALTERGFELISGGTDNHMLLADLRNKHVTGRDAEETLDEVGVTVNKNAIPFDPQPPVITSGIRVGTPAVTTRGLKEAEMTEIAEIIHLALSFDSDAGKRARAGVMAADLCRRFPLYEEGGIYAAPRLG; this is translated from the coding sequence ATGAGTTTTTATAGCCCGCTTGCCGAAGTGGATCCGGAGATTTCCCGGGTTGTGGCACAGGAGCTGGATAGGCAGCGTAATACTCTGGAGTTGATTGCCTCGGAGAACATTGTCAGCCGGGCCGTTATGGAGGCCCAGGGCACCGTGCTTACCAATAAATATGCCGAAGGGCTGCCCGGGCGACGTTACTACGGGGGCTGTGCCTTTGTAGATGTAGCGGAAGCACTGGCTATTGAACGGGCAAAAAAAATTTTTCATGCGGAACATGTTAATGTGCAGCCTCATTCCGGTTCTCAGGCCAATATGGCTGTCTATTTCGCCCTGCTTGAGCCGGGCGATACCATTTTAGGCATGAATCTGGCTCACGGGGGACACCTGACGCACGGCAGTCCGCTGAACATTTCGGGACGTTATTTTAACATAGCTTTTTACGGCGTGGAACAAGGTACCGGCATGATTGATTACGACAAGGTTATGGATGCCGCAACTAAAAGTAAGGCTAAAATGATTGTTGCCGGAGCCAGCGCCTATCCCCGTGAAATTGATTTTGCCCGCATGGCTGAAATTGCCGCCGCCGCCGGTGCTTATTTGATGGTGGACATGGCCCATATCGCCGGTTTAGTGGCGGCGGGTCTGCACAACAGTCCCATTCCCCATGCCGATGTGGTTACCACGACTACGCATAAAACACTGCGGGGTCCCCGTGGCGGCATGATACTGTGCAAGGAAAAATACGGCACGGCGGTGGATAAGGCTGTTTTCCCCGGTATTCAGGGCGGCCCGCTGATGCACGTAATCGCCGCCAAGGCGGTAGCTTTTGGCGAGGCGCTGCAGCCCGGTTTTCAGACTTACCAGCAGCAAATAGTGAAAAACGCCCGGGCATTGGCCAGTGCACTTACCGAGCGCGGATTTGAACTCATATCCGGCGGTACCGACAATCACATGCTACTGGCGGATTTGCGCAACAAGCACGTTACCGGACGAGATGCGGAGGAAACACTGGATGAAGTGGGGGTCACCGTAAATAAAAACGCTATTCCCTTTGACCCGCAGCCGCCGGTGATTACCAGTGGCATTCGGGTTGGTACGCCTGCCGTAACCACCCGGGGGCTTAAGGAAGCTGAGATGACTGAGATAGCGGAGATAATTCATTTGGCCTTGAGTTTTGACAGCGATGCCGGGAAACGGGCCCGGGCCGGGGTTATGGCCGCCGATTTGTGCCGCCGGTTTCCCTTATATGAAGAAGGTGGTATTTATGCAGCGCCCCGCCTGGGATGA
- the rpiB gene encoding ribose 5-phosphate isomerase B, which translates to MRVAIGSDHGGFGLKTEIINYFKEQGIEYKDFGTYNTDAVDYPDFARAVAEAVAAGKFERGVLCCGTGIGVSIAANKIAGIRAALCHDTFSARMAGEHNMANVITLGERVIGIGLARDIVQAWLGSQFAGGRHARRLEKIAAIEKDSGCR; encoded by the coding sequence TTGCGGGTGGCCATTGGCAGTGATCATGGAGGATTCGGACTAAAAACGGAGATTATAAACTATTTTAAGGAACAGGGGATAGAGTATAAGGATTTTGGTACATACAACACCGATGCGGTTGATTATCCCGATTTTGCCCGGGCGGTGGCCGAGGCTGTGGCCGCCGGAAAATTCGAGCGGGGAGTGCTTTGTTGCGGCACCGGTATCGGAGTGAGTATTGCCGCCAATAAAATAGCCGGTATCAGGGCCGCTCTTTGCCATGATACATTTTCCGCCCGCATGGCCGGAGAACATAATATGGCCAATGTTATTACCCTGGGCGAACGCGTTATCGGTATTGGTTTGGCCAGGGATATAGTGCAGGCCTGGTTGGGGTCGCAATTTGCCGGAGGAAGGCATGCCCGCAGACTGGAGAAAATAGCGGCCATCGAAAAGGATTCCGGTTGCCGGTAA
- a CDS encoding low molecular weight protein arginine phosphatase — protein sequence MAKKKILFVCTGNTCRSPMAEALARRALAELFPERRDIELASAGIVALSDGDASYQAVNVLKEMGIDLSGHKSSQINPEDIERAELVLTMTRAHRDNLKRLVPGAVNKIYTLAEYVGCGGDIPDPFGTGEEFYRTVAGELDNLSRAMLRKLLGGQA from the coding sequence ATGGCCAAAAAAAAGATACTTTTTGTATGTACCGGTAATACCTGCCGCAGCCCCATGGCCGAAGCGCTGGCCCGCCGGGCGCTGGCGGAGCTGTTCCCGGAGCGGCGGGATATTGAATTAGCTTCCGCGGGGATTGTTGCCTTGTCGGATGGCGATGCTTCTTATCAGGCTGTTAATGTGTTAAAAGAAATGGGCATTGATCTGAGCGGGCATAAATCATCGCAAATCAATCCGGAAGATATTGAGCGGGCCGAACTGGTGCTGACCATGACCCGCGCTCACCGGGACAATCTAAAACGCCTGGTGCCCGGTGCCGTAAACAAAATTTATACTTTAGCCGAATATGTCGGTTGCGGCGGTGATATACCGGATCCTTTCGGAACCGGCGAAGAATTCTACCGTACTGTGGCCGGTGAGCTGGACAATCTGTCCCGTGCCATGCTGCGCAAGTTGCTGGGGGGTCAGGCTTAA
- a CDS encoding manganese efflux pump MntP family protein, with product MELYTLLALGAALGTDAFSVCLGLGMAGVTRRQILVVSLTVLVFHVIMPLLGWYAGEFVGALAGRAAGIAGALLLVYLGVKMIRSALKGGDALEPKVVLVNTWGLFLLAASVSMDALSVGFSLGTRQVNLPLTAGVIGAVAGVMTAAGLLLGRFVGGRAGERAVLGGGIILIGIGIHMFIS from the coding sequence TTGGAGCTTTACACACTGCTTGCTTTGGGCGCCGCCCTGGGCACCGACGCTTTTTCCGTGTGTCTGGGCCTGGGCATGGCCGGCGTAACCCGCCGCCAAATACTGGTGGTCAGCCTTACGGTGCTGGTGTTCCATGTGATTATGCCTTTGCTCGGTTGGTACGCCGGCGAATTCGTCGGTGCTCTGGCGGGCCGGGCCGCCGGTATTGCCGGGGCCTTGCTGCTGGTGTATCTGGGCGTTAAAATGATTCGCTCGGCATTAAAGGGCGGTGATGCCTTGGAGCCTAAAGTGGTGCTGGTAAATACCTGGGGTTTGTTTTTATTGGCGGCCAGTGTCAGCATGGATGCCCTGAGCGTGGGCTTTTCCCTGGGCACCAGGCAGGTAAACCTGCCCCTCACAGCCGGGGTTATCGGCGCCGTGGCCGGGGTTATGACAGCCGCCGGGCTTTTGTTGGGTCGTTTCGTGGGGGGCAGGGCGGGCGAGCGGGCTGTTCTGGGCGGCGGTATAATATTAATTGGTATTGGCATACACATGTTCATATCATAA
- a CDS encoding L-threonylcarbamoyladenylate synthase: MEMADCKTRRLVVDSGRPDASLIRAAGVALREGGLVAFPTETVYGLGANALDARAVAGIYRAKGRPADNPLIVHIDSPRVLNRYIDQIPPVVWRLAARFWPGPLTLVLRGGGVFPPEVTGGLDTVAVRVPAHPVALALIRAAGVPVAAPSANASGRPSPTTAAHVLDDLAGRIALVLDGGPSGLGVESTVLDLSGDGPVILRPGGAIRQDLEEVLGPVEVDPAVNGNAVAGSRPRSPGMKYTHYAPRAPLVLFEGHDPGRVAAGILADAGRLAADGRRVGIFAYSETAPLYDGKGYSVVVAGNRHEPDSVAALLYASLRRFDRLGVDVILAEGIAPDGLGMAVMNRLRRAAGGRVVTV; the protein is encoded by the coding sequence ATGGAAATGGCAGATTGTAAAACGCGTCGTCTGGTGGTGGATTCCGGGCGGCCCGACGCATCTTTAATCCGAGCGGCCGGTGTTGCATTGCGGGAGGGCGGCTTGGTGGCGTTTCCCACTGAAACTGTCTATGGCTTGGGGGCCAATGCATTGGACGCCCGGGCAGTGGCCGGCATTTATCGGGCCAAAGGGCGGCCCGCCGACAATCCGTTAATAGTACATATTGATAGTCCCCGGGTTTTGAACCGGTATATTGATCAGATTCCGCCTGTTGTGTGGAGATTGGCCGCGCGTTTTTGGCCCGGTCCCCTGACTTTGGTTCTGCGGGGCGGCGGGGTTTTTCCTCCGGAAGTTACCGGAGGGCTTGATACAGTGGCGGTGCGGGTGCCTGCTCATCCTGTAGCCCTGGCTTTAATCCGGGCGGCGGGCGTGCCTGTGGCGGCTCCCAGCGCGAACGCTTCAGGCCGGCCCAGTCCCACTACGGCGGCCCATGTTTTGGACGATCTGGCGGGCCGTATCGCGCTGGTGCTGGACGGAGGACCGTCCGGCCTGGGCGTGGAATCCACCGTGCTGGATCTATCCGGTGACGGTCCGGTGATTCTGCGGCCCGGCGGGGCAATTCGGCAGGATTTGGAGGAAGTGCTCGGCCCGGTGGAGGTAGACCCGGCGGTTAACGGCAATGCCGTGGCCGGGAGTCGGCCCCGTTCGCCGGGTATGAAATATACTCATTACGCACCCCGGGCGCCGCTGGTGCTTTTTGAAGGACATGACCCCGGGCGGGTTGCGGCCGGGATATTGGCTGACGCCGGCCGCTTGGCTGCGGACGGCCGCAGGGTAGGTATATTTGCCTACAGTGAGACTGCGCCGCTTTACGATGGAAAAGGATATAGCGTAGTGGTGGCGGGCAACCGCCATGAGCCGGATTCGGTGGCTGCTTTGTTATATGCATCGCTGCGCCGGTTTGACCGGCTGGGGGTGGATGTAATACTGGCCGAAGGCATTGCCCCCGACGGCTTGGGAATGGCGGTGATGAACAGGCTGCGCCGAGCCGCGGGTGGGCGCGTGGTTACTGTATAG
- a CDS encoding ATP-binding protein: MLSIMQLNQSDSYLYIIIWIVCMIATLALIPAQHKIISRTFNQEEEGLFWYKIIYTVTVCAIYLPIITGLSKGEEPGVLIIVPVILNSIICGTQYGIVTSFIISIFILSAGANQSMLSPGLLTNQSLSFLLLVTTAWFIGQSFKYIKDLFYQLAESERHRNNLLDSLGIATLHINDSGHVLYSNRCYVDLFGDINCENNHLKGFLKKNLPFLYVNNSSNISQLITHLLEISPVFGQAVDHRGHRIPVQCITHRISSGLSNEDGVVICIQNISLSKRLEEEKARTSYIFDFFKAGLILTDSSGKIIEVNQQAEKLLDLSRGNLLNQSLVNLINRLTGKPVNLSSQQSLNYEIEIGRRTALLNCTELYSITDTKLGGVCIIHDITENKDMERKMYRSATLSAIGELAAGTAHEIRNPLTSVRGFLQLLQEKKDSRIGDFNDYFEIMLHEVDRINTITTEFLKLAKQEKVVLNRVKLHEIIDSIWDLLKSDALLLDINLVRELDSSVPPIMGDVDLLKQVVINLVNNSLQSTAGGGAIKITVSGNDKDVTLSVADNGTGIDRSILPRIFDPFFTTKAEGTGLGLAITSKIVNEHNGIIKVSSQPDQGTIFSIKFPVAKPFN, translated from the coding sequence ATGTTAAGCATTATGCAGTTAAATCAATCCGACAGCTATTTATACATTATTATCTGGATTGTCTGCATGATAGCCACATTAGCCTTAATACCGGCCCAGCATAAGATTATCTCCAGAACGTTTAATCAAGAAGAAGAAGGGCTGTTTTGGTATAAAATTATTTATACCGTTACCGTCTGCGCTATTTACCTGCCTATTATCACCGGACTATCCAAAGGAGAGGAGCCGGGGGTTTTAATTATCGTACCTGTAATATTAAATTCTATCATCTGCGGCACTCAGTACGGCATTGTTACATCATTTATAATATCAATTTTTATATTGTCGGCTGGAGCCAACCAATCTATGCTATCCCCCGGCTTATTGACCAATCAATCCTTAAGCTTTTTATTGCTGGTAACTACCGCCTGGTTTATCGGCCAGTCGTTTAAGTATATTAAAGACCTTTTTTACCAGCTGGCGGAAAGCGAGCGGCATCGTAATAATTTACTGGACAGCCTGGGCATTGCCACTTTGCACATAAACGATTCAGGACATGTTTTATACAGCAACCGATGTTACGTTGACCTATTCGGTGATATAAATTGTGAAAATAATCACTTAAAGGGCTTTCTTAAAAAGAATCTGCCTTTTTTGTATGTCAATAACAGCAGCAATATCAGCCAATTAATTACTCATTTGCTGGAAATCTCACCGGTATTCGGTCAGGCTGTGGACCACCGGGGCCATCGGATACCTGTGCAATGCATTACTCACCGGATCAGTTCCGGACTGAGCAATGAAGACGGCGTGGTAATTTGCATTCAAAATATTTCCTTATCTAAAAGATTGGAAGAAGAAAAAGCCCGTACAAGTTATATTTTTGATTTTTTCAAGGCCGGCTTAATTTTAACCGACAGTTCGGGAAAAATTATCGAAGTTAACCAACAGGCCGAAAAACTGCTGGATTTATCCAGGGGCAATTTATTGAATCAAAGCCTGGTAAATCTAATAAATCGCCTCACCGGGAAACCGGTCAACCTTTCCAGTCAACAAAGCCTGAACTACGAAATAGAAATCGGCAGACGCACCGCGTTGTTAAATTGTACCGAATTGTACAGCATTACCGATACTAAATTGGGCGGCGTATGTATTATACATGACATCACCGAAAATAAGGATATGGAAAGGAAAATGTACCGTTCGGCTACGCTATCCGCTATTGGCGAACTGGCGGCCGGCACCGCCCATGAGATAAGGAATCCCCTAACATCAGTCAGAGGATTCCTGCAGCTTTTGCAAGAAAAAAAAGATTCCCGGATAGGCGATTTCAACGATTATTTTGAAATTATGCTTCACGAAGTCGACCGCATCAACACCATCACTACCGAGTTTTTAAAGCTGGCGAAGCAGGAAAAGGTAGTGTTAAACCGGGTTAAACTGCATGAAATTATCGATTCCATTTGGGATCTGCTTAAAAGTGATGCATTATTGCTGGACATTAATTTAGTCCGTGAGCTGGATTCGTCCGTCCCCCCTATCATGGGTGATGTTGACCTGCTCAAGCAAGTAGTGATAAACCTGGTCAACAACTCCCTGCAATCCACCGCCGGGGGGGGCGCCATCAAAATAACAGTATCGGGAAACGACAAAGACGTTACGCTATCCGTTGCGGATAACGGAACCGGTATTGACCGGTCGATATTACCCCGCATTTTCGACCCTTTCTTTACCACCAAGGCCGAGGGTACGGGTTTGGGGCTGGCCATCACCAGTAAAATCGTCAACGAACATAACGGTATTATTAAAGTTAGCAGCCAGCCGGATCAGGGGACTATATTCAGCATCAAGTTTCCCGTAGCCAAGCCGTTCAACTAG
- the prmC gene encoding peptide chain release factor N(5)-glutamine methyltransferase, whose translation MPGVTIGDSLVQAACFLRDSGALSPRLDAEVLLAHVLGRDRVYLYREYDRVLEGGHERCYRALLERRAAGEPVAYLTGHKEFMGLDFVVGPHVLIPRPETELMVERALEAISGWTGPRVVVDVGTGSGAVAVSLARLAPPDTRVYAVDISPRALDVARANAKRHGAPVYFLAGDLLSPLRGMLPPGSVAVVTANLPYIPSDAMAGLPLDVRGYEPAVALDGGADGLELYRRLVPQAETWLSPGGHLFMEISPDQGETALDLLATPRWRAGLCRDLAGRPRLICGIG comes from the coding sequence ATGCCGGGCGTAACTATCGGTGACAGTCTTGTCCAGGCCGCCTGTTTCTTGCGGGATAGCGGTGCTTTATCTCCCCGCTTGGATGCGGAAGTGTTGCTGGCTCACGTTCTGGGCCGGGACCGGGTGTATCTGTACCGGGAGTATGACCGGGTGCTTGAGGGGGGCCATGAACGGTGTTACCGGGCGCTCTTGGAACGCCGGGCGGCGGGTGAGCCCGTGGCCTACCTGACGGGACATAAAGAGTTCATGGGGCTTGACTTTGTGGTTGGGCCCCATGTTTTGATTCCCCGGCCTGAAACTGAACTGATGGTGGAAAGGGCACTGGAGGCAATATCCGGCTGGACCGGCCCGCGGGTTGTGGTGGATGTAGGCACGGGCAGCGGTGCGGTTGCTGTGAGTCTGGCCCGCCTGGCACCGCCGGATACCCGGGTGTATGCTGTCGACATATCACCCCGGGCTTTGGATGTGGCCCGGGCCAATGCCAAACGTCATGGCGCGCCGGTGTATTTCCTTGCGGGTGATTTATTGTCCCCTCTGCGGGGGATGTTGCCGCCCGGGTCGGTGGCCGTGGTAACTGCCAACCTGCCTTATATACCCAGTGATGCCATGGCCGGACTGCCTCTTGATGTGCGCGGCTATGAGCCCGCAGTGGCCCTGGACGGCGGCGCCGATGGATTGGAGCTCTACCGCCGGCTGGTGCCCCAGGCGGAGACGTGGCTTTCCCCCGGCGGGCACCTGTTCATGGAAATCAGTCCGGACCAGGGTGAAACCGCCCTTGATCTGTTAGCGACGCCGCGTTGGCGGGCCGGTCTGTGCCGGGATCTGGCCGGTCGTCCCCGGCTCATTTGCGGGATCGGATAG
- the prfA gene encoding peptide chain release factor 1 → MLDKLESLENKYEELSELIADPKVMEDQVRWQQYVKSHSELSEVVTVYRGYKKVVSELEDVGHMLRDKLDADMREMAELEEEELETKKEELEGRLKVLLLPKDPNDDKNVIMEIRAGTGGEEAALFGSDLFRMYTRFAELKGWRTEIMDVHYTDIGGVKEIIFLIEGKGAFSQLKFESGVHRVQRVPTTESGGRIHTSAATVAVLPEAEEVEVDINPNELRIDVFCSTGPGGQSVNTTQSAVRITHIPTGIVVSCQDEKSQHKNKDKAMRVLRARMLDQAQQEQQQQMASARKSQVGSGDRSERIRTYNFPQNRVTDHRIGLTLHRLQEVLMGNLQEVVDALITTDQAERLQQMD, encoded by the coding sequence TTGTTAGATAAGCTGGAAAGCTTGGAAAATAAATACGAAGAATTAAGCGAGCTGATTGCCGATCCCAAAGTAATGGAAGACCAGGTTCGCTGGCAGCAGTATGTCAAATCACACTCCGAGCTTAGCGAAGTGGTGACGGTATACCGTGGATATAAGAAGGTTGTATCCGAGCTTGAGGATGTCGGCCATATGCTTAGGGATAAGCTGGATGCCGATATGCGGGAAATGGCGGAGTTGGAAGAGGAGGAACTGGAAACCAAAAAGGAGGAGTTGGAAGGCAGGCTTAAAGTGTTGCTGCTGCCCAAAGACCCTAATGATGATAAAAACGTCATTATGGAGATCAGGGCCGGTACCGGCGGTGAAGAGGCGGCCTTGTTCGGTTCCGACCTGTTCCGCATGTACACGCGTTTTGCCGAGCTGAAGGGCTGGCGCACTGAAATCATGGATGTTCATTATACGGATATCGGTGGCGTGAAAGAAATAATTTTTCTCATCGAAGGCAAGGGGGCGTTCAGCCAGCTTAAATTTGAAAGCGGCGTGCACCGGGTGCAGCGAGTGCCTACCACCGAGTCGGGCGGGCGTATTCATACTTCCGCCGCCACAGTGGCGGTACTGCCCGAGGCCGAGGAAGTGGAAGTGGATATCAATCCCAATGAATTGCGTATCGACGTGTTCTGTTCCACCGGTCCCGGCGGGCAATCGGTAAACACCACTCAATCGGCGGTGCGGATAACGCACATTCCCACCGGCATAGTGGTATCCTGCCAGGATGAAAAATCGCAGCATAAAAATAAAGATAAAGCGATGCGGGTACTGCGCGCCAGGATGCTGGATCAGGCTCAGCAGGAACAGCAGCAGCAAATGGCCAGCGCCCGTAAATCCCAGGTGGGCTCCGGTGATCGCAGCGAGCGTATCCGCACCTATAATTTTCCGCAAAACCGGGTTACCGACCATCGTATCGGGCTGACTTTGCACCGTTTGCAGGAGGTACTCATGGGTAATTTGCAGGAAGTGGTGGATGCGCTGATTACCACCGATCAGGCCGAACGCCTGCAGCAGATGGATTAG
- the rpmE gene encoding 50S ribosomal protein L31 produces MKEKIHPKYGEAKVTCVCGETFTTGSTKKEIKVEICSKCHPFYTGSQRAVETGGRAEKFRKKYGLK; encoded by the coding sequence GTGAAGGAAAAAATACATCCCAAATATGGAGAAGCTAAAGTAACCTGCGTGTGCGGTGAGACTTTTACCACCGGCTCCACAAAAAAGGAAATCAAGGTGGAGATTTGCTCCAAGTGCCATCCGTTTTATACCGGTTCTCAGCGCGCTGTTGAAACAGGCGGGCGGGCGGAGAAATTCCGCAAAAAGTATGGCTTAAAATAG